TCTGAGGGTGCTTCTGCAGCTCCTTGTAGGCTGTCTGCACACGGAAAACACAGTCACAGGGAATCCTGTCGTATAACAGCCACAGCAACATGAAATAAACCTATTTCAAACTTagataacttttttttgttttacattggGTTTTGAAATGCAGTTGAAAAATAGTTTGCCCTCTCGCTCTCTAGTCAAACACACTGTTCATCATTACACCTGTGCTCGGGTGACGTCTATATATGAGGTAACACCCCATGACGTCATCATTTCATCATAATCATGATAAACAGTGTCAACTTATAACATCAGCCACATAATTACAATATATTTACATAGTTAGAACATGATGAAAGCAAAAATGCTCGGATCAGTGTAATGGCTTCAACATGTTTTCTATtgtggggagagatttgtcaaAAATATTCAGATATATAGCCACAattttcataattattttttaaatttacatgtgtttttgagATCCACAAATATAACCacaatttattctttttaaatgaagAGCGTTTGTTGATCGGCCAGcatgtccatttatttttgagacaaacgcAATGCAGTTTTGCTCAGAATCACAAAAAAGCACCACGCCTCCACTACGCGGAAGGATTGAAGTCTCTGCTGGAGATTAATTCCATTATACCAGGAGTCCGATACCTACTGACAGTGACGTTGgaaagatattcacagattcggacttccGGCATTTATAACTCCTTAACAAAACTTCAcggacacacaaattacacctcttTACCATTGTTGTGAAATGGACAACATGCTACAAGATAATTTTTATCATAAGCATCTGTGTTTTGAACAGCAGGAGATGAATAGAACAGACAGGATAATTAACTGCTTGTTTTTTCACGCGTGTTGCGCCTCCTGTGCGgtgcgttttgaagcttttagCGAGGCAGACATTTTTGACGTGTGTCCGGCACCTccgacgctggagttgggattgttgaacctTTGGGGCATATTGCGACGCGTTGACCAATTACGAGCGTTCCCCAACTGTGacatattcagaataatgagaagaagaaaaaacactaaccAGAGGCAGAGGCAGATGAATagactcttctgctggaataggcgctctattccagcagaagagcgcctgtagttggggtcctggtaggagatacGAACGCCGATACGgatcagcaggtcgtcaaactgggcaggggagagacggaagtaatGCTGACTCTCGTCCAAGCGCAGCTCTGGCGAATCCAGAAACGGTGCcgaggcgcaaataaagccaagccactctctggataatgtagagccgatgaacagGGGTCAGAAGGGGCGTGTTCAGCAAAGAACTCCAaacttttttcccctttcacCACACTTCTCTgtagccctctgacatcacagtgcacacactgagtcacaccaaaatacatccgaccagaaacaccgccttctcaacacaataatgttccccaccacttcacagtcgcTGGGTGAATAATGAActtaactgatcgccacaatatcatccattgtatgaacaccacagCCAAcggagaagcccctcccctcgacgcgCATCCTGAGCCTCTTCGACGCTGATGACAATCGTACTGATTCAGTTACCACAAGCGTCCAACTTTGTGCGTGAGGCATGATTTTGACGCCTGAAACGCGATAAGACCTAATCATGAAGATTGTTTCAGGCACAAACTTTATGTGAGTGTGAAATTTATACTTCTGAATTACCTCAAAGTACTGGTCTTCCACCATTTTTCCAGTCTCCCTGATGACCTTCGCTGTCAGGTAGTCGAGGGCCAGGGCAGCAAAGCCATGAGAGGCCAGCAGCGCTGCTCGATACTCCACCAGCTGCCCCCCGCCCCCCCACAGGTCCAACACAGCAGGGAAGGGTCCAGGTCCTCAGATGTGACAATGTAAAGGAGAATTTAAAACTTATTTTATGTGAGCTCTGAGGAGAGTAGACAATCCGCCCAAGTATGTCATAACCTGGAGGTCAGTTTATTGAATAATTAGGGCCTGGTtccctaaagcagtggttcccaaactgggggaaTTCCTAGAATTCCTTGGCTTGAGcatgaaaattaaaatgtttttttatctttgtacttcattaattaattaataatcatttattcctgttctgtttttttttttaacttgtctgcacatgctgtcaaaggtcaacaccacaggaagtgtaatcattatgagacagcattgcatattttgttattgcaataaaatacattgatttattttattgcttaattgtgaccatcaccagccctccctaagggtaagaaatattttattatagggaggatataaaaagggagagcagtgtgacacctaagtggagggggagggggaaggggaggggaaagggagcagggaggagagactcaaggcaggaactagaaaaggtggggaaaaatagactgttttgcagtgagggtgagatgtgaggttgtagaatatattgtgcttattatgttgtgtaatccagccagtatggtgacaagtgtgaagcttagctataatggtggtggctgggaacagggggaatgagtgaatggtagtacctaaagcaggtatttgggattaacgtgtctaaggttaagcccagtatgagttttatcccacatcccaaggcatgccagtgcatcgtataccagtatatgtgcaaaaaaaaatcccaggaactgccctgggcccgcagatgcagccaggccagcagaaagagcggaggccagggagccccaggcaacccccccgcggccgagcaacccccagATGcacccaagatcccaggccgagaggcagccaccgccccccacacacatccgaggaagccccaagcagccgagcacccagcgcatccccccaccaaCCCCAagccaaggccccccgccagcatccagcccacccacacccaagcacccaaccccccgagggaatggcccagagagccccccgcccgagaccccagcagaggagccaaagcccccgcccagcagacggccagttattcctgttctaaaatatgtgattgatTGTGATTTCATCCACCAGAGCCCAGTTGAGCATTAGGACCTGGGGAATGGAGCCCTGGTGCTGTTAAAGTGGTGTGAATGTGTCCTTGAACTGGCAAtagtgtcagtgtgtgtcttcAGTCTTTACCTGGGGGCAGAAACAGGGTCCCAGTGAGTCCATGGTCTGTGATGGGGATCCTGCGGACACCTGGGGCCACGTACCAGCGCTCCACCACCACACTGGCCAGGGGAACTTGATCTACAAAGCCCTCCACCTGGTGCCCCTGGTACACTGAGATGGTGACCATCATTGGAGCTTGGACATCTTTTTTTCTCATCCTGTAAAAAAACTCGTTTGATCGAGACTAGCATTTACAACATCATAGTTTTAGGTTTTAGTCCAGCTGACCAACCTGAGCCCAGGTTTGCTGCCTGGAACTGGCCTAAGGCTACACAGCAGCCCCATCGCTTCCACACCAGAATACGTCCCACCAAGACTTAAATCCTGTGAGACTGGAGAATAAACTTGTGTTTTTACACTCACAGGTTTGACACTTCATGATTTAGGAGGTGAAGTGTGTACCATTCACAGTCCCAGTGGCATCAGAGATGTAGTGACCAAAAGCTTCCCAGCTGTGGCCATCCTCACACTGATGGAGGGCCCGCACGCTCAGCTGGAAACCCGGGGGAGCCTTCTCCACCAGGATGACAAACCGCTCATCGACGAGGGCTCGCGAAGGCTGAACCGACAGCTGAACACAACACTGTGTCCTGTCCATCCTCACCTGAAACAGTAAAGATTCAACAGTCAGAGCGAGGGCTGCAccattttagaaaaaaactataataatcacaattattttagcCATAATTGAAATCCCaattattcaaacgattatttgtcaaccaaacagttatttaatttttatacaaaacaatgcaaaatatattctctaaacataaacaaaacactgctgtctctggcgccTCAGGGCACActgcgcacctgtgtttgacgtgcgctgatctgatgttgacattaacagttgtttattaataaaagcaatgcttaccactaaaacaaatgtaaatattgactACAGCGctattttaaacttaaataaaaccattcaaacactaaaatcaagtatgtttacttttgcacaaaacaaaacagttatTGCATGTGATGTGTCtccatcatcaaacccaaagtgttcccatataagATAATTtgacaactcaaagttagtattaataatggGTGTTTGtcaagctttattctttgtagatatccagaattgtggaagtttgttttattttgcaaataaaacattatgttcaataaatcaataaaaaaatttacatatatttttttgtttttttataatattttttttgcaataatatttatttagtaatcgttgggtgtaataatcaacatcgtaattgaattttgattaattgcacagccttagTCGTAGCCACACCAGTCAGAACTATTGACACGTTTTAAAGTACGGCCAAACCTCTTTgaccaataaatgaaaaaaagatttCCAGAGATGAAGGAGAAAAAAGCAAATAAGGAGTGGGTGGGAACAATTGGAAaagtattttattacattttacatttcttttatgGGCTCAACACAGGACTCGTACCAGCTTGAGATATGAATTACAATAAAGAATCTTTGAAGATCTTCAACGTGTGTCCTTAAAAGGGGTTTTCTTTGGTATCATTAATATTTACGGgggcaaccgtggctcaggtggtagtgggtcgtcttctgatcgagaggttgggggttcaatcccagtacctgactatgtgtcgaagtgtccttgggcaagacactgaactctaagttgctcccagtggtcgactagcgccttgcatggcagtcctgtcccactggtgtgcgaatgtgagagtgattgggtgaatgagctgatgtgtaaagcgctttgagactgcttcagtgtggtgataaagcgctatataaaatcaagtccgtTTACCATTTTACCAAGTCCATTTAGGGCTccgattttacatttaaaattctattttagAGTATACCGATTTCTGTAGTAGGGGtaggaacctctgggtacctcgtGATATGATACGATACAccatacaaagctcacaataacgattatctcacgatatgccaatactgcgattatcgatatatcggtcagaaatcaatctacaataatctatgacataccaagaaaaaaaaaagagcaagtgaaaaatacattttttattttatatttctgaaagacaataaattgaaagtgtcctatgaacagtgacactattttagtgcaacatttctgtaaataagtgtcaacataccaatgtaaatgaataagtatctccaatagtgctttttgtaaacaaaaaataggatctttcttaccagtgacaccattatagtgtaatattccagtgaacaatatattggttccttcaccaaacagtgacaacatttctgtgaagaagtacctgcacattttagtgaaaaagcaggaaaggttttgaaaaaaaaaaaaaaaacatacttagcgcgagcatatcgataaccgatcgtgcaaaaaaaatatcgcgatatatcgccgtatcgagatatcgtcacactcctattcTGTAGTCCCATAATTTCCGGTCCACAAGCAGCTACTTTTTCCCAAGCTTTGAAGTTTGAACCCTGTGTCGTAAACAACTCGACaagtttggtgtgaacgcaccattaGACCACTTGGCCATCCTGACATGATAATAAACCACAGGCATATTATGCTTGTGTAGAAAAAGTCCGGAATACGTACTCATATTCCCAggggctattgatacgtttccgtattaaaagacagaaaaatggtGCCATATACACTAGTTTAAACACACAACCCGAGAACCTAAATGACCAGATACTACAGCACACCTTCAGAGGTTTTATCCTCTACAGGTTACATACATATGGTTCGGTTCCACATTACGCTGTAATGACACATCTTGATATGTGTCCATTTTGTCAAACAGTAGACTGATGAAGTACACAGAGTGAGTTAAGTGTGTAGTTAGTGTGTAAACATGAAGACAGCACCGCAGTATAAAGTCCAGCTCCAGCCTCGACTCACGGGGACAAAGTCAAAGacacagaaagaaagtagtttGGCTTTCACTCACTCAGGTAAATGCGTAACACAGCAGCAGTAACTGTGTAGTATTAACATGTAGGAACAGTGCGTTCCGcgtgtgttgtttttaaagatGAGTTAATACTCAACTCACCTCAGCTCAGCTTGGAAACACAAACACGGACCGTGAGGCGAAACGACGTGAAGACTTTGGCACAAAGCCGCAGAACATCGGTCAGAAGATTCATCCGCCAGATTCAGGCAGAGAGAGAAGTTAGTCCGCCTGGACACCAGAGGGCGCTATTTGGTAAGAGATAGAAatatactagatagatagatatgaataatactagatagatagatagatagatagatagatagatagatagatagatagatagatagatagatagatagatagatagatagatatgaataatactagatagatagatagatagatagatagatagatagatagatagatagatagatagatagatttaatacacattaaacaacgcATATACATACACCAAATGAATCAAATAAGCATACACCTTAGacctctaaatgttaaataataataaatcaatcaataatcttgTACGTAACTTGTATCGCTTTAAATCAGCAGTGAATGTCATCTTTAACGAACTACAATAACTGAccgtttgatttctaaatgtatatCTTCTAAAAACTACTGTTATATGTGAGCTTTCTTTATGTTCTCATAGTGTGTTGTTTATGTTattattagatttaacatttagatttaacatttagatataagattaagcatttagatatgatatataacatttagatttaaacaattagatttaacatttaacatttagatttagatttaacatttagatttaacatttatacataagatttaacatttagacttagatttaacatttagatttatatttaaaatttagatatagagttaacatttagatataacatatgtcatttagatttagatttaaatatttagatttgatgtttgttttttcctctatatatgtggttaaatgttgtgttaaatgtaggaaaatgtgctaaatatgataaaagtgaaataaataatgaaaatgtgttagctccAACTTTCATACTAAATTTTtgcacttggcaccccatagttGATGTCTTTATCTCCTGATGAGCTCATGTTTTTGACcctgacaatcacaaatgtcttacatatcataacaaaagaaaacacatgGCCAGCCATGTGCCAGGCCAGAGGGAGGACTCGGAGAGACCAGACAACAACAACTGGataaaatgatgagaaaaactACGTTCGGGGCTGAAGTGAGCGGACCCCTGGGGTGTGGTTCACACCACAGCTGTGAATTAGATGAGTGCCGGTTTTTCCTATCGATTTGGTGTGACTTGTTGATTAATTTCTGTTCATTTTACATCTgttaataaattgattgatagATTCAacaaagcaaaacctctgactctTTGAACAGAAGAGTATCTACCTCTACTCAAACACATTTGCCTTCCAAAACTTAACCCATGAACACAAACAGCCATGATGCACTAATAAAACACCTTTTAAAAACCTGTTACAGTGGATGTACTTTCTAGATTTttacgggcgaccgtggctcaggtggtagtgggtcatcttctgatcgagaggttgggggttcaatcccagtacctgactatgtgtcgaagtgtccttgggcaagacactgaaccctaagttgctcccagtggtcgactagtgccttgcatggcagtcctgtcccactggtgtgtgaatgtgagagtgattgggtgaatgagctgatatgtaaagcgctttgagactgcttcagtgtggtgataaagcgctatataaaatcaagtccatttaccatttagatgtTAACATTgtgcaaaatgtaattgtttttccAACATTAGTGTAGATATGTAGATTAATACACAGTTGTTTTTGACAGAATTCACAGCAAAACTGTGAATTTTAGCTCAGAACAATTTTCTTCATCTGAAAACTCCCttttcgttttattttattctgaaaaacttCATCCCACTTCTCAAGTATTGCTGAAATGGTTTTCTCAACTCATCCTCCTTTGTCTTTTTGAGgtattgtctgttttttgtatcTTAGGAGCAGTAATTCAAAATCAAATGATCCCAGAATGATACAAATATGAGATgctcagtttgatctcaagagatgacattaaacaacaaatgaGCAATAAATGTATGCTATGGAATCaaacagtgagtgtgtgtgatctGAAAGGAAGGTTATTTAATtatataccaaaaaaaaagacatgaatgtttttgtctttgtttttgatGGCTTGATTCCCCGACTATTAGTAAAAGTGTGCACCTGAAACACAACAGTAGCCATAAGATACGATACAATACTGAAAAATGTAAGTCAGTGATGATAATACACCGTCAACCAGCCGTCCTTCAGTGACCCCACACACCCTCTGACCTTCGACCTTTGAGGAGAAAAGAAAGGAGATCCCGAATGAGTGCACAATAACAACATGGCCTTATTTGGTCAACAGACAACAGTGAAACTTCCATCTGTTTCCCAAAGGACCTTTTGACTCTGTGAGGGTCTGATGACTATACACAGACCTCCTTTCACAACACTTCAGAAGCTTTGTGTTCACGTCGCTGTGATATAAATCGCCATTTATACCAGTTTGTCTAAAACCCAGTCACCTTTTAAAATGCTTGAAACatcatgttttcatttcattttgatgaTAACTTTGAAAATATATCCTCACGTGTTTTGCAGTTCCCTTTCAGGCATGTCTTTACTGAGCTCTTTGTACTTTAAGGTATTGATTACTTGAGAAGTTTTATATTGATtgtcgtgtgtgtgcgtgcgtgcttgtgtgtgtgtgcgtgagtacTCCAGTCTGTTCCAGAACCAACACGTAGAGATAAACAGACTCACATTTTTTCACTCCAATGGTCCAATcaatggggagaacatgcaaaaggTCCCAGCTCCTATTGTACCACTGTTTTGAAGGAACATTGACAAGAGTCTGAAATGTTCTGATTTCATAGCAAACAATATAACAAAGAGAAAGCATTTGTCACCAgatgtgaaagtaacagattacatgtattcacattactgtaactgagttgcttttatgggtacttgtacttttttgagtatacagtatttgtaaatctgttattttacttgtacttaagtacgttttaaaagaagtaaagtaattagttacatttctacacccgttactgagtaaatttttgttataaaatgatcaacggatgtaaaaatgaaatggccagacaacaatcaaatgcatttcACCattgccgaccaatcagattaaacttaatgcacggcgccaaaacaacattgaatggaggttattttttcagttttaaagttcataCATTTTGCTatatttagagcctgagaattattttatttttaatctaattcGTTGGTTGTCTATATTGCCTGTAggagtgtaagtgtgtgtgtgtgtgtgtgtgtgtgtgtgtgtgtgtgtgtgtgtgtgtgtgtgtgtgtgtgtgtgtgtgtgtgtgtgtgtgtgtgtgtgtgtgtgtgtgtgtgtgcgtgtgtgtgtgtgtgtgtgtgttgttaccctgcgatggactggcaccctgtccatggtgtacccccgccaaatgcccagtgtgagccggagataggcaccggcagacccccgtgaccctgaaaaacaggaacaatcgtgtcagaaaatggatggatggatggatagatgaattcattggtgttattttatttttgaaaaattataattattattttatacagatgtctttgtggaagaTAATGAATTAAGATTtgatcttttcctttttaagtttatacatgagatgtttactgtatgcaagtgaactgtggcaagatttattaacaaaaataatcatgagggtgaaagtaactagtaacttttactatgagtactatttaattgagcaactttttcttgtttttgagtattttatgtatgactaacttctacttgtacttgagtacaatttcaatcaagtaacagtacttctacttcagtaggatatatcagtacatAGAGATAAACACAAATTTTTTCACTCCAATGGTCAGAACAAAGACTCCAATcaatggggagaacatgcaaactccacaaggAAAGGTCGCAGGCCCTACAGTACCATTGTTTTGAAGAAACGTTGACAAGAGTCTGAAATGTAACAACaaagagaaaacatttaaaagttacTCGGTCATCACTCTGATGAATGTGTCCAGTGTTTGTAAGATAtatcttcatttgtttttttcctacaGTGTGAGATGATGATGTACGAGGAGATGCAAACAGCTTCTCGCTGTGGAGTTAAAAACCATATGAGATGAGTTAAAGGGTCAAAAGTCAGACATTTTTAGCGTTGCTGAGAAATGTGATGTGCCACGCCTCCCTGCCTGCGACACAGAGGGCCGACTGGTTAAATGAGTCAGACTGGAAAAACTCagctgctttaaaatgtattcaaacATTTAGTATTCATGGGTGTCACACTTCATTGGGTTCACATGCTGACTGGGGATGGTGGGTGGGGCCAGTATCAGCCATGACTAAAGGAAACAAAGGAGAGGACACCTGTCACCAGCGCTGTCGAATGGGGGGGAAAGGTGATGACAATTCTAAGGGCCCACACACAGCCCCCAGTAGCCTCTATGAATAAATGATTGTGCATAGACTTAACTAATATATATTCATACTAATGAATCCGAACTAAAACAAAGCCACAAAGTCACACGatattttaatttcaataacCCCCTTGGCCCCTTCTTAAAAAATGGTCCACACATCACGGTTCTCTCTTCCTCATGGGAATTAAGTGAGCACGCGCAAACTCCATCAGGAAGTGAGGGAGGTAGGCTAGGTGATGCCCCCCAAAAACCACAAAACTGGACACCAGAAAAGACTAGAAAAGGAAGCCATAAGTCAGAGCAGCAGAGCAGAGGCGCAGGACATCCAACAATTTTTTTCTAAGAGTGGTGAATAAAACTATGGAGGGCGGCTGAAACAATTAGCCTACTTGTTCAATGAAC
This genomic window from Gouania willdenowi chromosome 6, fGouWil2.1, whole genome shotgun sequence contains:
- the LOC114465042 gene encoding acyl-coenzyme A thioesterase 4-like, whose amino-acid sequence is MDRTQCCVQLSVQPSRALVDERFVILVEKAPPGFQLSVRALHQCEDGHSWEAFGHYISDATGTVNVSQDLSLGGTYSGVEAMGLLCSLRPVPGSKPGLRMRKKDVQAPMMVTISVYQGHQVEGFVDQVPLASVVVERWYVAPGVRRIPITDHGLTGTLFLPPGPGPFPAVLDLWGGGGQLVEYRAALLASHGFAALALDYLTAKVIRETGKMVEDQYFETAYKELQKHPQIVSSRIAMIGLSFGTTMTLKMAIYSKVVKLRCAVCISGSHVQPIEKSVEEILSSFNDRADKTRINEENQVIWRDLLLPIPTDPSLKADVGSLQCPLLLVVGEDDQNWPTKESAEDIQEMMERAGNSHLLTVLSYPDTGHLIEPPYSSHTRTSNFKPVGTNQKVTVLWGGQMAAHARAQEDAWKKMLAFLRENLYGGRKASAATQSNL